In Pseudomonas fluorescens NCIMB 11764, a single window of DNA contains:
- a CDS encoding TonB-dependent siderophore receptor, with translation MSRSLDTLLRPSLLAVAIALCTPLASNQLIAAEQASSVRAYTLPAAPLASTLNQIASQSGLALSLDPALAAGKMSAPVNGQYDATGALRAALNGTGLQLEQSSTGTYSLVAAPEGVMALPETAIIGVENTESAWGPVEGYLAKRTAAGTKTDTALVEAPRSISIATREQMDDRSVHSLDDAVRYMPGITASSFGSDTRTDWLRVRGFEPTQFLDGLPLPKGVYANPKPETWNLDRLALLRGPASSVYGQTPPGGLLDMVSRRPSAESSHEIQVQYGSDNHRQINFASTGKIDDEGQFLYGVSGVVRDSGTQIDHIDNKRYNIAPSLTWNIDDDTKFTLLTQFTRDDTGITSQFHSIQGTKIDMPFGDISHHKNLGDPNYEYYDRTYYALGYAFEHRLNDVWQFRQNLRYTKSDLSFQAITVNSYIPSLAAFGYVVDDQGNTGRGTTNVEEDISQFAVDNNFQGDFSTGDVRHTLLIGLDHQRNNTNYLSIFGTAPRINVNTPQYGLPITRPPRSDAFYDQDQKTYQTGLYVQDQMALDQWRLTLGGREDWVHTGTKFFNDENATNTERDKKFSGNAAISYVFDNGIVPYLSYAESFQPTSNAAASATESFKPTEGQQWELGIKYQPPGSNTLLSAAVYDLTQKNVSVTTTVGNVPITSQTGEVKVKGLELEAVSDVTDNLKIIAAYTLAKSEVQKGDFKGNRLQLMPNQQASLWADYTWHNGVLDGFGIGAGARYTGNTYGDQGNTTLGKADAYTVFDAAVHYDLGRLDNSLKGASLAVNATNLLNKDYISTCDGFYCYYGDLRSVVASATYKW, from the coding sequence ATGTCCCGTTCGCTAGACACCTTGTTGCGCCCCAGTTTGCTGGCGGTCGCCATTGCCCTCTGCACACCTCTGGCCAGCAACCAACTGATCGCAGCTGAACAGGCGTCCAGCGTTCGCGCCTACACTCTTCCGGCTGCGCCATTGGCCAGCACGTTGAACCAGATCGCCAGCCAGTCCGGCCTGGCGTTGTCGCTGGATCCGGCGCTGGCAGCGGGCAAGATGTCGGCACCGGTCAATGGCCAGTACGATGCCACCGGCGCCCTGCGCGCGGCCTTGAATGGTACCGGCCTGCAACTGGAACAGAGCAGCACCGGCACCTACAGCCTTGTGGCCGCGCCTGAAGGTGTGATGGCCCTGCCAGAAACCGCCATCATCGGCGTTGAAAACACTGAAAGTGCCTGGGGCCCGGTGGAGGGTTACCTGGCCAAGCGCACCGCCGCCGGCACCAAGACCGACACTGCGCTGGTTGAGGCGCCGCGTTCGATTTCGATCGCCACCCGCGAACAAATGGACGACCGCAGCGTGCACAGCCTCGATGACGCCGTGCGCTACATGCCGGGCATCACCGCCAGCAGTTTCGGCAGCGACACCCGCACCGACTGGCTGCGCGTGCGAGGCTTCGAACCGACCCAGTTCCTCGACGGCTTGCCGTTGCCCAAAGGCGTGTATGCCAACCCGAAACCGGAAACCTGGAACCTCGACCGCCTCGCCCTGCTGCGCGGCCCGGCTTCGTCGGTCTATGGCCAGACCCCACCGGGCGGTTTGCTGGACATGGTCAGCCGTCGTCCCAGCGCCGAGTCGAGCCATGAAATCCAGGTGCAATACGGCAGTGACAATCACCGCCAGATCAACTTCGCCAGCACCGGCAAGATCGACGACGAAGGCCAGTTCCTCTACGGCGTCAGCGGCGTGGTTCGCGACAGCGGGACGCAGATCGACCACATCGACAACAAGCGCTACAACATTGCGCCGAGCCTGACCTGGAACATTGACGACGACACCAAATTCACCCTGCTCACGCAGTTCACCCGTGACGATACCGGCATCACCAGCCAGTTCCATTCGATCCAGGGCACCAAAATCGACATGCCGTTCGGCGATATTTCCCACCACAAGAACCTGGGAGATCCGAACTACGAGTACTACGACCGCACCTACTACGCGCTGGGCTATGCCTTCGAACATCGTCTGAACGACGTCTGGCAGTTCCGTCAGAACCTGCGCTACACCAAGTCCGACCTGTCGTTCCAGGCCATTACCGTCAACAGCTATATTCCCTCGCTCGCCGCTTTCGGTTATGTCGTCGACGATCAGGGCAATACCGGGCGGGGCACGACCAATGTCGAGGAAGACATCAGCCAGTTCGCGGTGGATAACAACTTTCAGGGCGATTTTTCCACGGGTGACGTCCGTCATACCCTGCTGATCGGGCTGGATCACCAGCGCAACAACACCAACTACCTGTCGATCTTCGGGACCGCGCCGCGCATCAACGTCAACACCCCGCAATACGGCCTGCCGATCACTCGTCCACCGCGCTCCGATGCGTTCTATGACCAGGACCAGAAGACCTATCAGACCGGTTTGTACGTCCAGGACCAGATGGCCCTCGACCAATGGCGCCTGACATTGGGCGGCCGTGAAGACTGGGTCCATACCGGCACCAAGTTCTTCAATGACGAAAACGCGACTAACACCGAACGGGACAAGAAATTCAGCGGTAACGCGGCGATCAGCTACGTGTTCGACAACGGCATCGTGCCTTACCTGTCTTACGCCGAGTCATTCCAGCCAACCAGCAACGCCGCCGCATCGGCTACCGAATCGTTCAAACCGACCGAAGGCCAGCAATGGGAGCTGGGCATCAAATACCAACCACCGGGCAGCAATACCTTGCTCAGCGCAGCGGTGTATGACCTGACCCAGAAAAACGTCTCTGTCACCACCACCGTCGGCAACGTGCCGATCACCAGCCAGACCGGGGAAGTGAAAGTCAAAGGCCTGGAGCTGGAAGCGGTCTCCGACGTCACCGACAACCTGAAAATCATCGCCGCCTACACCCTGGCCAAATCCGAAGTGCAGAAAGGCGATTTCAAAGGCAACCGACTGCAACTGATGCCCAACCAGCAGGCTTCGCTGTGGGCCGATTACACCTGGCACAACGGCGTGCTGGATGGCTTCGGCATTGGCGCCGGCGCCCGTTACACCGGCAATACTTACGGCGACCAGGGCAACACCACGCTGGGCAAGGCTGACGCCTACACCGTGTTCGACGCGGCGGTTCATTACGACCTGGGTCGTCTGGACAACAGCTTGAAAGGTGCCTCGCTGGCCGTGAACGCGACCAACCTGCTCAACAAGGATTACATCTCCACCTGTGACGGCTTCTACTGCTATTACGGCGACCTGCGCAGTGTCGTCGCCAGTGCCACGTACAAGTGGTAA
- a CDS encoding FecR domain-containing protein, whose protein sequence is MSAVSSKPVSAQVLDAAIAWQLSLDSGNPVEREEFAKWHAAHEEHARAWRQLGMLDQRFSVASGPARTALLQSRESIRRRVRKLGSGVASIVAVIGLALFAGERYLPVDYWLADQRTATGEQRTLRLSDGTVINLNTHSAVDVRFDEKQRRVILQDGEILVETGHGDARPFIVETREGSMRALGTRFLVKREEEGTRLSVLQSAVAAHPESSPEEQILREGQQVLMRSNGLGPIIALNLGADAWTRGMLVVDNARLEDLVHELGRYRRGHLGVAPEVADLRITGSFPLHDTDLALSALLPTLPVQLEQHTQWWVTVAKAETKP, encoded by the coding sequence ATGAGCGCGGTCAGCTCCAAACCGGTGTCGGCGCAGGTGCTGGACGCGGCGATTGCCTGGCAATTGTCGCTGGATTCCGGCAACCCGGTGGAGCGCGAAGAGTTCGCCAAATGGCACGCCGCCCACGAAGAACACGCCCGCGCCTGGCGCCAGTTGGGCATGCTCGACCAGCGTTTCAGCGTGGCCAGCGGCCCGGCCCGCACCGCATTGCTGCAATCGCGCGAAAGCATTCGCCGACGTGTGCGCAAACTGGGCAGCGGCGTGGCGAGCATCGTGGCGGTGATTGGTTTGGCGCTGTTCGCCGGTGAGCGTTATCTACCGGTTGACTATTGGCTGGCCGATCAGCGCACCGCCACCGGCGAGCAACGCACTTTGCGCCTGAGCGACGGCACAGTGATCAACCTCAACACCCACAGTGCCGTGGACGTGCGCTTTGATGAGAAGCAGCGCCGGGTGATTCTTCAGGACGGGGAAATCCTCGTCGAAACCGGTCATGGCGATGCGCGGCCGTTTATCGTCGAAACCCGCGAAGGCAGCATGCGCGCACTCGGCACGCGTTTCCTGGTCAAGCGCGAGGAAGAAGGCACGCGCCTGAGCGTGTTGCAGTCCGCCGTCGCCGCCCATCCCGAGTCGAGTCCTGAAGAACAGATTCTGCGCGAAGGCCAGCAGGTGCTGATGCGCAGCAACGGCCTCGGGCCGATCATCGCGCTCAACCTCGGTGCCGATGCCTGGACCCGCGGCATGCTGGTGGTGGATAACGCGCGTCTGGAAGATCTGGTCCACGAACTCGGTCGTTATCGCCGCGGGCATCTGGGCGTTGCGCCAGAGGTGGCCGACCTGCGGATTACCGGCAGTTTCCCGTTGCACGATACCGATCTGGCGTTGAGCGCCCTGCTGCCGACCTTGCCGGTGCAGCTCGAGCAGCACACGCAATGGTGGGTGACGGTGGCGAAGGCTGAAACCAAGCCTTGA
- a CDS encoding glutathione S-transferase has product MSAPSMTLYHNPLSPFVRKVMVLLHETGQQDRVALQNCVLTPVAPDLPLIDDNPLSKIPALRLADGNVIHDSRVILDYLDHQHVGNPLIPREGSARWRRLTLASLADGIMDAAVLVRYEVALRAPEKHWDEWLDGQRDKIRRALALLEKDAIAELTSHFDVAAISVACALGYLDLRHQDLEWRESNPQLAAWYFEVSQRPSMVQTQPPN; this is encoded by the coding sequence ATGTCCGCCCCGAGCATGACCCTCTACCACAACCCGTTGTCGCCCTTCGTTCGCAAAGTCATGGTGCTGCTGCACGAAACCGGTCAGCAAGACCGCGTCGCCCTGCAAAACTGCGTGCTGACCCCAGTCGCCCCGGACCTGCCGCTTATCGACGACAACCCGCTGAGCAAAATCCCCGCCCTGCGCCTGGCGGACGGCAACGTCATCCATGACAGCCGGGTGATCCTCGATTACCTCGACCACCAGCACGTCGGCAACCCGCTGATCCCCCGTGAAGGCTCGGCCCGTTGGCGTCGTCTGACCCTGGCCTCCCTGGCCGACGGGATCATGGACGCTGCGGTGCTGGTGCGTTACGAAGTCGCCCTGCGCGCCCCGGAAAAACACTGGGACGAATGGCTCGACGGCCAGCGCGACAAGATCCGCCGCGCCTTGGCGCTGCTGGAAAAAGACGCGATTGCCGAGTTGACCAGTCATTTCGATGTGGCGGCGATCAGTGTCGCGTGTGCGCTGGGTTACCTCGACCTGCGCCATCAGGATCTGGAATGGCGCGAGTCGAATCCGCAGTTGGCCGCGTGGTATTTCGAGGTGAGCCAGCGGCCTTCGATGGTGCAGACCCAGCCGCCGAATTGA
- a CDS encoding PepSY-associated TM helix domain-containing protein gives MKSKTIRRWSFVHTWTSLICTVFLLMLALTGLPLIFHHEIDHLLGDAAELKAMPADTPQLNLQQLVLAAEKHRPGEVMQYFGFDEDEPNAAIAIMAATAGTEPNSSHTFMLDARTGEALEMPSANGGFMMIMLRLHVDMFAGLPGKLLLAFMGILFVVAIVSGTVLYLPFMRRLKFATVRQDKSTRLRWLDLHNLIGVVTLTWALVVGVTGVISACADLLIAAWRNDSLSAMVAPYRDAPPLTQLAPATRLLDIAKDVAPGMQPDFIAFPGTRFSSEHHYAVFMKGSTHLTSHLLTPVLIDASTLQVTAVAERPWYMDAMGMSQPLHFGDYGGMPMKILWATLDVLTIIVLGSGVYLWVVRRKAAKPVLEKAENVA, from the coding sequence ATGAAAAGCAAAACCATTCGCCGCTGGTCCTTCGTCCACACCTGGACCAGCCTGATCTGCACGGTCTTCCTGCTGATGCTGGCGCTGACCGGCTTGCCATTGATTTTCCATCACGAGATCGACCACTTGCTGGGCGATGCCGCCGAGTTGAAGGCAATGCCGGCCGATACCCCGCAGCTGAATTTGCAGCAGTTGGTGCTGGCCGCGGAAAAACATCGTCCCGGCGAAGTCATGCAGTATTTCGGCTTCGACGAAGACGAACCCAACGCCGCGATCGCGATCATGGCGGCCACCGCGGGTACCGAACCGAATTCGTCGCACACCTTCATGCTCGACGCCCGCACCGGCGAGGCGCTGGAAATGCCGTCGGCCAATGGCGGCTTCATGATGATCATGCTGCGCCTGCACGTGGACATGTTTGCCGGCCTGCCGGGCAAGCTGTTGCTGGCGTTCATGGGCATTCTGTTTGTGGTGGCGATCGTGTCCGGGACGGTGCTGTACCTGCCGTTCATGCGCCGCTTGAAATTCGCCACCGTGCGCCAGGACAAATCCACTCGCCTGCGCTGGCTCGACCTGCACAACCTGATCGGTGTGGTCACCCTGACCTGGGCGCTGGTGGTCGGCGTCACCGGCGTCATCAGTGCCTGCGCCGACTTGCTAATCGCGGCGTGGCGCAACGACAGCCTGAGTGCGATGGTCGCGCCCTACCGCGATGCACCACCCCTGACGCAACTGGCGCCGGCCACCCGCCTGCTCGACATCGCCAAAGACGTTGCGCCCGGTATGCAGCCAGACTTCATCGCCTTCCCCGGCACGCGGTTTTCCAGCGAGCACCATTACGCGGTGTTCATGAAGGGCAGCACGCACCTGACTTCGCACTTGCTGACGCCAGTGCTGATCGACGCCAGTACATTGCAAGTCACCGCCGTGGCTGAAAGGCCGTGGTACATGGACGCCATGGGCATGTCGCAGCCGCTGCACTTCGGCGATTACGGCGGCATGCCAATGAAAATCCTCTGGGCGACGCTCGATGTGCTGACCATCATCGTGCTCGGGAGCGGGGTTTACCTGTGGGTGGTGCGGCGCAAGGCGGCAAAACCCGTACTGGAAAAAGCGGAGAACGTGGCATGA